Sequence from the Phragmites australis chromosome 11, lpPhrAust1.1, whole genome shotgun sequence genome:
GTGTCTCGTAGTGTAGTCTGGTAAGGGAAGGTGATTGAAGCGTCTCTGTATGATTCGTTCCTCtacttgcaatggttggaggtaTATCGTGTAGATATAGTGTACAACCATTGTAAAGTATATATCTATTTGAATAGATGTGTCAACGGTCATTAACATACAAAGCaatgacctcacttggttagactcgGGACATGTATATCTTTGATGAGGGagtatgtggactagatgtctatATCATGAGGTTGTTAGCTCGATTCGGTAGGAGCTGAGTGATACTAAAGGTACACCAGACATAttgatagggactgcggagtgaggtgtaatACTTTTTAGATCAAAACCTCTAGATATAATTTGTTACATTATTTAAATTGTTTCAAAATTAACAGTAAAGAACATAACTGGATATATACATAAACTGCTTTATGCTTAGAAAAGGAACCTGGTGTTATTTCACCTTACACGCATGGTGTGATTTCACCTTATTGCTAGCAAGAAAAGGAATGGTAATTAAGCCATAGTTCCATTTTTGGGCGCGCTTGGCATGGGTTTCCCTCGCAAGAAATGCTGAAACAGTATGAACGCTTGCCGCGGGCGGTGGAGAGGAACCTCGTGCCCCGCGCCACGAACAGTCACCAAGGTCAAGCCCTTGTACACTTGGCTCCATCCACCGACCTGTCCAGACGAACaacacaagaaaaaggaaacagAACAAGGACATTTGTTAACTCGTCGGCTGATTTCTAATAAGAAAGGATATTTTTGTTGTACATTTATGATTTGCATTATAAATAATCATAATTCATTAACTTGTTTGGCAGTTAAAGTAACTAAGTAATTATAATAGAAATGTCCATGAATATCATATGAGGACGCAGGTTGATTGAGAGGGATGAAACTAACCTCTTTGTTATCATACCACGGGTACCAATTGGTGGTGGTTGAAAGGCCCAGAGCATCGATGGAGTATCTTGTTGCTGTCAAGGGCACTACTGAGTCCGTATCTCCGCTGAGAATAAACAAAAATCAATCATTCTATAAGTTTTCTATCTAGGTAGACGACTTAGCAAATTCTGTGTTCATTTTCAGTCTTGTGGGCAGTTAACGTGGACAACcgaataaagaaaagaattcAAGCTTCCACGTCACATTGTTATGTCAATCCATGGCAATTTGGTTTAAGTAGTTGAATTCAAATGCAGGTTTGTGTCACTTTCGGGGTTTTTCTCGCTTAATTAGCCTTCATGATAACAGATGGAAAGTAACGGTCAATTGCGTCGAAGAAAAAATTGTGAATAATTGACACATTTTTTTGTATATAAGACAACAAGTTGGCAACATCACAGCTGCGGACAACTGGATGAAAAAACAACGGATAGTCCATTCGTGGCCTGCAGCTATTCTACTCATGAAAATGACGGGTCAACCGGGGAATATTTTGCAGACGACGCAATGCATCTTATATTCTTTGCACGCGTGAGCCTGACTTCTGAAACATTATTCGGTCAAAGCATTGCACGTGGCTCATGATCTTTCGGCAATCCATGGCTGCTGGTGTGCGTCTCTTGCATTGCTCTCATTTAGAAGTTTCGATCATGAACAGAAGTGGAATCTACACGATAATGTATATGCATATAGAGACGCCATTTAAGAATTAAGACACTTTAGAGCGACTGGAAAGTCACCCAATCATCAAGAAATTAAAATAGTGTAATGAACTCTGATTAAGCCGTGCCACATGTCCATTAACTAGCCGAATAGTCTTTGCAATGAGTTACATTGATATGTATGGAATTGacctttttttaatttatatcaAATAATCGATTTCCATTATGCGCGCATTCCTGTATTCTTATGTGTTAGAAAGTGTATAGGTAGATAAGTTCAACTTATTACCGGACGAAAATTCCGATAGAAGTGCGTAGAGAGCAAGTTATAAATGTTGATTGAGATGGAAATAGAGAGTGCAGGGAACAGACCTGTAGACCCATATCCTAAGGCCAGCTGCAATAAGCTCCTGGTAGATAGGAAGCATAGAGAATGGTGAATCTCTCCAGTTGGTGTTGATGATATCACTGTTGGTTATTagaaaaaaacaaatgatgaaaTCACATGAAACAAATACCACACTACTAAATCGCTGCCGGACATTTTTCAGAAGATTCCAGCTTCAGAATTAAAATCTGTCATTATCTGAAGCCCTCTCGACCAGGTTGAAACTTGCAATCACGAGAAGGATTTTTTTCCATGCCTCTCGACCAGTTATTCCAAAGTTGCTATATACTCTAAAATGATGTTGTTTCAGAATAAGtacaattaaattttaaaagctTTCACCGCTAATATACACAGAAGTTTTAAGGGTTGTTTGGTTGCCTATACAAGGTCCGACCAGGCCGTGGGATGTAGGTTCGGGATGTTTGGTTACTTGGATGGAGACTTAGGTCTGTCCCGCTGGATGCAAAAGATCCCATTAAGCCTGACTCTTGGGAACCGAAAATTATTTCTGTTTCATGCGGGCCAGCTTGCTGGATGCAAGCTGGCATCTAACTAATGATGATATTAGTACGTAATTAGTGCGTATTAATTGATATTAATATGTCTTAAAGTTAATTAAGGGTTATTGATGTAAACTAAGACCTATTAGAATATACTTATACAAAATAAATGTTACAATAACActtgttttttaatattttatatacGACATATCCTCGTACGGTCAACCAAACAATGTATCTTTTAAGCTAGCTTGGACAAATACAAGCAACTAAACAAAGTGGGTTGCATGCATCCATTCTAACTCAAATGAGTCTGGCTCACTCCTACAAGCCAACATAGAGCCTTACACGCAACCAAACAAACATTTAAGGTGCGTTTGGTTACTTGCATATGGTTCAgcttgtgtttggttgcttatACGTCACTTTGAGTCTGACTCTCGAGGTACAAATACATGCACTTAGTCTGGCTATGCAGATACGCGATGCAAATGTGTTTCTACAGAGCCAGTGTCGCTGGATGCAGCCTTATGCCTAGCTAACGATATTCTTAGTTTGTATTAAgtgatattaatatatttaaagaatatATTAAGgcttaataaaataaattaataacaTAAACTAAATATCATGATAACacttatttgtatatttttctcttatatATACGAGCAACTAAACACCATCTTTTCTCAACTATATTGAATAGATATAGGCAATCAAATAAATTATTACTGTATACATCCAACTTAGCTCAAGTAAATTTGACTCATAGATACGGGACAGGCTCAAGTATCCTAGCAACGAAACGCCCCATAGCGACTCGACCGATGACAAGTAAAAAAAGAACCAATGAGTACATTTTCTTTTAAACTAAGAAAACAAGGAGTACTTCGCCATGCATGGATTCACGCAGTTATGCACAAACCTGCAAGTTGTCCATGTGTAGTTTATGCCGGTCACGTTGGCGTGCAGAGCCCTCTGCACCTCCGGCCGGTTGTAGTACACCGTGGAGTGCCTTTCGGTGCATGGATCATAACCCCTCATCCATGGCTGCATGTGTACGTACGTAGTGTGCACACAAATGCACAAACGAGAAAATCGATCGATCAGTAGACAGGAACGGGAAAAGGTGCAGCAAGGTGTACGTTGCAAACTTTGCCAACAAAACTCCCAACTTGTCCAAAGTCCAACCACAGGGCGTTTCAATTGAAAAAGTAGCGTCGTGGACGGTTCAGTAGTGAGGAGATACTACAACTCACCTTTACCCTCCGGCGCTTCTTCGCCGGCGACGGCGTCGTGGACGACGATGTCTGGTTGCACGTCGGCGTGTAGATGCTGTACGGGTCGATGTCGCCCTGCTCCGCCATGGCTGTCTCGTACGCGGCGTCGCACGGCGGCGACGTGTGCTCGATGTTGTCGTGCACGCATACGGCCTCCAGCAGCCGGTAGGTGGCGTCGGAGATCAGCCCGTGGTTCCACCACGACTCGAACGTGCCGACCTGGTCGTGGTAGTCGTCCGTCACCGCGTTCCCTACCTGAGAAACGGTTTCAGGTCAGATCACAGTGATACAAAGGCGTtgatccaaaaagaaaaaaagaaatgaaaaaacaTACACTCGTACCATGAAACCTTTGAAGTTTATGAACGGTTTCTCGATGCCTTTGTTGTTCCGGTACACAAGCTGGGACAGCTGCGGAACATAATGCCCTGCAGAATTTACCATTTTTGTGAGGTGTGAAAGTGATAAAGTGATAATTCAGCAAAAATAGAGGAGAAAAgcgagtatatatatattttgcctGCGTAGCTCTCCCCAGCAAGGTAGAACTCGCGGTACTTGTAGTGCGGGAACCTCGCGAACCATTTCACCAGGAAAGTGTAGGACTCATGAGCTGCATGCACCAGTTTCACGATACGTTTAAAGCCATGGAACAACTGAAAGTACTGAACAGGCACGCAAGACAGCGTTGCACACGTGAAACCGCCACTAAGTATGTGAACAGTAAACCTGTTCTGTTGTCGCCGGAGTTGTAGAGGTCGGAGGTGGTGTTGGTGTATGAGAACCCGACGCCGGCCGGCGAGTCCAGGAACAGGATGTTAGCCACTGCAGGGTACTCAAAAATTTAATTTCAGGTTCAGAAACGAGTAACAATATGGAGAGAAAAAATATGCCCTAGGATAAGCCTAACCTCTGTTCCACCGTTGCTTGTTGAGGAAGAGCGACGCGCCGCCGGGCCGGATGCGGAACGCACCGAGCTCCTCGGACGCGCCGTAGGCGATGGAAGAGCACCCGGGCCCGCCGTTCAGCCACAGCACGAGAGGCGCCGGCTGCGACTCCGCGGGCACCTCCTGCAGCCAGTAGAACAGTGACCGCCCGGCGCGCTCGTCGACGGTGACGTACCCAGAGTACATCGCGAAGTTCACCTCCGGCTGTCCAGGCAGCCGGTCGATACGGTCTGCCTCATGAAcagccgtcgccgccgctggCCGGAGCCAGCATGCCAATGCCAAGAGCGCGGCTAATAGAGGAGCTACAGGGAATCGGTTGGTCATCGTGCCAGTTATTAGGTTACAAATTCTGAAATTAAAAACAAATTGTATAGCAATTTATGTGATGCTTTGGTCTACTAACTGTGTGGAAGTACGGTGAGTATAAATAGAGGAGCTTATGTCATTGTTTGGTTTGGACCGCACGCTTTCCTGATCTTATCTTCTTTTCGGAATTTGAGTTTACTGGACAATTCTGACTACGACTGCAAAACAATGAACAAGATTGTGACATTGTCGGACAGTTACGAGATGGTCTGAGCAAGCGACCAAACTGGAGAGAAAGAAAACTGTGTTGCTTTGTTTGCTTGCAAAGTAGGAAGCCTTGGCTTTGCTTGCCTTTTTGTACAATCATTGACCCGGTTTAATTAAACCGAGTCAGTCTCACATGTACTAGAGTGGGTTCTATTTTCCGAGCCTCTGCTCACAAAAGAGCGTTGTTTTGGTGTTTATAGTATTGgtctttttgaaaaaattgtCAGAGATAGCGGCGTGATAGGCCAGCCGATGTAAAATATGGACAAATCGATGCTGCCACTTTGAGTAATTGTGTGGTGGCTTACTTGTTACAATTTTGATTAGTATTAGCATTAAGGCTCTCTTTATTACTCGCCAATTGTCCCAAAAAACTCAGAAGGGAAACAtgacatttgaaaaaaaaaatagaggtacAAAATATGTAATAACCCTGCTCTAAGCTTTGTACCAGGACTGTTAGCTACTCCCTTCGGTCACTAATAAATGATATTTTGGACATCtgtaaaatacaattttgactactaatttttattataatatatttataaatgttgtaaaagtatattattatgaaactattttGTGAGACAAATCCACCTGTAACATTTTCAAATATCAAAACTTAACACATGAAAagtaatttttaatcaaattttGAAATTGTTAACAGCAGGCAACCCAAAACATCACTTATTTATAACTAGAGAGTAGTTTGAAAGACGGGCCAGCTGCTGTTTAAAAGTCGTGCTTTATTCCATTTGACTACTTAGCAGGGATTCACATTCCATTTTGCAATTGATGAAATTTGTGAATTTTGGAACTTTCGTTCCAAATTCGAGAAAAACTGAtccgaattttttgaatttttcaatATTATAAAAGCCTTAAAGAAGTTTATGTATAGAATCATCGCAAAGCTGCTTCTGGCCTGCTGGTTCGTCTAATTGGGCCTCAGTTTTTAGGTTTAGAGGTTGATCCCCAGCCTTGTTGTTTgtatttttctctctccttttgcATGTGGCATCCACTTGTATGTCTCAGAaatttgtgaaagaaaaaaGTACGGTGGAATTCGAACTCCCAACCTCCTACTAGCCATCACGCCACGTGTTGACATTGCTTTGGTCTGAGCATTCAAGCTATTTAACCTttgtaaattttcaaaaaatctaATAATAACAAAGTTTTTgaccaaaaatatatattttttgagcaCCGGAAAAAACTAGAATTTGTAAAATTTCGTTGAAATTCCATGAAAATAGAAATTTGCTATATAGTCAGTCAGGAGGCTACAACTGTCGCCTAACATGCCTTTTTCGTTTAGACTTAGGCATATAAATAAGCAGCTTATATATAGCTGGCttaccaaaaagaaaaagaagaaagcaagttTGCCCTGTCTTCTTATAAAAGCCTAGCATAGGCTGTTAGGAATCTTAGACTTTTTGCATGTTGCTAGCTTATTGCGATGAAGCCAAAATATCAAGGAAAAGTGATTGTTTTTGTCATGGAAACAAATTTGTGACAGAAAATAGGCATCATGGCACTCGTCAAAAATGGTGTGTCCATATATAGTCAACCGTGACGATTTTCCTTGTAAGCATCATAAATGGTCAATTTTTTTGATGATAGGGGCATGTAATAAATTGTTTTATGACTCTAATCTTTGTTATCAAATATTGACCAGCATcgttgtagggatcggtgacgtcctaagaaggggtaaattaggacatttaaaactaaTTAGTGTTGGGAAAATCCCCAGCCCACAGGCATTACCAGGAAGTTATCGGCTGGTGCCACTCTAGAGCCCTAAGGCTCCGGGCTCTCAACCAAAATTACATCCTTCGGAGGTCGTAAGGGCTCATCAGGCCGCTACTTCTCCAAAGAGAGGAGGCAGCTAGCCTCCAGAGAAAATATCAGCAAAGAAAGAACAACCCCAGTCATCTGACACAAAGTGATTGGCAGtaaatgccagtgcaagtggaggcTAACCTGGGAACAGTGTGGCACCGTGCCGCAATTGATACCCAGCTCAGCATCGCACCGTTACGATTGTTTGCACCTTTGTATTTGTCATAATAGATTATATCTTCTAGGTAAgagaaaaagtatttttattGGGGCTCAGGCTGTGTAAGTTCGATCGGTTTTGAGCCCTGCAGTATGGCGATAACTTGTACCGTTATTTCTATAGGGGCATACTTGTACGTTTATACCCTGAATGACACTATAAAACCCCTGGCCACCAAATCAGATGATGAATTTTTTGATGATCAATACATTTGGTTTTCCTTTCTCTCCacttctctaagcttgagccaTTCATGTTAGTGTCTTACCatacttgttcgtggaagatattttcttcctCCAACAATTAGCTCTAAgaactttataagataaatctacatcaatttctatctaaatgtgctctaggttcatctaatgtgactactctaccattcaaaagtttgcaacctatagccaatcctaacaaactactctataaAGGGAAATAtgcaaggatagattgcaagaagtaaatacggaaacgtaaagatggtagttgtcatgtcccaaaatccgtaatcacatgattaagtctaattatacATCATTAGCGTCGTGATTAATTTCAAGGTAAATTGTTTTGGCACATTAGAGCAATTAGTATTGAGTCAATTGGATGGGAGAAataaattcgggagagaaaataatggatttcacagttaaaatggacttctttcttttacatgtgggacccacctagctggccggccccacacctcactcactctccctcactcacgtgcagccacctgctcccactccctctctcctgtGTCCTCACTCCCACCCGAGCAAGCAAGGGGAGCAGCCCACTCACCCTCTCCTCTCAAGCTCccgtgggtaagtctcttaggcttcccTGGCGAGAATGCATGATTTGTGTGTTCGATTTCGAGTTGGAGCAAACCTCTTGAGTTCTTGAGATTCGAAGCAATTTAGAGATATGGATGAATTTGAGCTAGAGAATCGAGTTgttaggttgatgagtgagttttaGGCTCcatgaactatctcaaatatatcttcctttggtttggagaagcttGCAAAATCAAATCGACCGTTTTCCCCGCAAAGAAATGCTTTCTACAGAACTCCAGAGACTCCGAAAAATTGTCCGGAGAGTCTACAGTCTGGACACTCCACAAATATGTGCGGAGACTCCGTAGTGCAGAGTGCCCACAAAATTCGTGGAGACTCTGTGGTTACTATTCATCAACaatttttcttttgtgctggtagcttgtaaaattcatacttaattcatacaaactccaaaaatcatgaaactagttgcattagctttgtatgagtatgaactacatattaaaaatgttggaactcatTAAATGATTTGTGAGAATTAATTTGTTAAGtaaatgtgtttcagcttaATGAAATCACAGTTAATTGataccatgtcctaaaattgtgaaaccaccTGGACAATTTATGTTATGATTAGTgccatctaggaaaaatattttaaagtaTTATAAAGCATAATTTTATGGTATTTCATCTTATACATATTTTGGTATattttgttgcacttcattcatgctcatcattgcacgttttcttgtttagtgaatgaATAACCGGCACGTGACCCGGTCACGGTCGAAGGCGATGCCAATCTCCCCGAATTTTGTGAGTGCTACGCGGGTAGTATCCGGTGATCAtctgagtagcaaggcaagaatctaagaatatttctcccaatactttggatcatatgtgtctaatgtgataaatacgctttatgtatgtttgcatgatgaTGAGTCGAGGTCGGGTTTcagatgggtagaacctatattgatgcattacatTTCATGTCttagatattgatgatccatatccttgtaactAGGATTTATTTTAATGTCGTCTAATTCAAAGGTTAaccgagatgcttagcaatgcataggtcaccggtagaagttgagtggtGGAATATTCCATCGCTTGCGAGCTATATGTTTAATTATTGCTCACTATGATAATGTGGGTTAtgatgttgatggttggatgagtggtgagtatgagacgagatgtgggcggagTTAGGGGTACCTTTTGCCCTGGATGATGTCCCTGGGGTAGGTCGGGGGAGGAGCGCGGGTGCTGTTGgaacaagagttcatcttgtccGAGtaagtacggcaagagtttcttctaaggaggagattcGAGCTTGTTTACTTTTCTTTtcggaaaaggaaagaaaagaagacaaagtttgagaggaaggaacaccatgaatgtttTGATAGTAAAACTATGGATtgggctagggggagtatcacaggaagactttgtgattatgctcctccgtgctaTGTTGAGCGGGCTCCTTCTGACCTCTCCCTTCCGggtgaccatgaccccctatttataaggtagtacgtagcttagcgtacaagttatcacaatgtacaaatatctagggcCTGGCCGATTTACTAGGTCTTATCCTGgaaaactactttttaccctacatagaagataaatatctactgtggtaactattgtggtgcctccCTTGAGGGGTGAGCCGTTTGCCAATTACGGCTCGGCACCGCCCCGCCGGGGGCGTCAGGACGACTTGTGTTGTGCTGGGGTATCAGTATAAGCACCACTCGCATCGGCATTAATTGCCTGTCACCTCACGTCAGGTCAGTTGCAaagggtgtcctttcttccttgaCATTATCTCCGGAGGCCGGCTGCgtctttaggctttggaaggccgcATGGACACCGGAGGGGTGACCCAAAGGGGTCCGTAGCCTGTGAGGATAAGGCCTCCTACTGAGTCCGGAGGCCAAAGGCTTTGGAGGGACTTGCTATAGTTTCGAGTTTTTAGAAGGCCAGGTATGTGCTGGAGAGGTGACCCTaaggggttcgcagcctctAGGGATAAGGCCTTCTGCtgagtccggaggccgaaggctctagaAGGACCTTTGATAGTGATCGTCAACAATTATCCTAAGGATGGTCTATTTCCCcaaacagtaccccctcattctctagcCTTGacgtttggaggggtgagaggatgtagaggaaaaccaactccagcctgggtTTGTAACAAAAATACCCGAAGGCCATTCCCTGTCCCTGAGGAGTTTTTCGGTGGGAACTGCGggcgttgatggtgaagctcaaggctgactgtgcattggtgatggcggCACACCCTGGGGTTATGCTAAGGTCGGAGGTGCAACCAGCGTCGAAGTCAGAGTCGAAGACCGAAGATGTATTAGCAGATGAGGTACGTTCCGGAGCCTATTGGAGTTGGAGTATGCGGTATCGGGACCCGATGCTGGAGGGGCGTTGGTGGAGGTGATGCGCTCCGTGGTCTGTGCCGAGaccgatttagattctttggacCTTTTTGGTGATGGATCTtctcgccatttgagtttgtcagagtgggggattacgtgtgggatcagGGAATCCCCACATTTGCCAGTTTGTAGAtagtaggatgggatgtgtcactgccACGTTTCTGATAGGATAATAGGTGggttcgtttagggtcttgtgcccacacccCTGGCAGgcgccgaaaggagtctagatcgttaatgtgatgggacgttcGTGTAAGAAAACGAGGCGttgccgtgggatgttgccatgtgttggTGGAACGACCGAGAAATGGCCACGGGAACCCCGAGATTAATTAGGGACGCCATGGAGCGATGTTGCATTGGTTCCGCTTATCTTCCTGGTAGTACGTGGCTGCTCGGTCCATGTATAAAGATGGGGTCATCCGGCTAGATTTATCACCATCTTCTTCAGAAACATCGATGATCTCCCCATCCACTTTGGAAACATCGATGATCTCCCCATCCTCTTCAGAAACTtcactttgaatatggcattgtaTTCCTCCCCATCCTTTTTAGAAACATCGATGATCTTGATTGTTTTGGCCACCAGCGATTGCGCCGGTGGCGTCCGGCTTCCATCCCTATGGGGTGGACAACTGCCTGTCGCCCTGCCCAACTGCCAGTTCAGGAGACCATacctgtcgagatcatcaatattttctgacgacgatgaggagattgaccgggatctcctgcggagggagagtgacgaggaggagcgggCTTCGGCGGCGAGGGCCgggaagaagtgggaggagGCCTCAACGATGGCtcctttggtttcttctttgtcttctgACAGCTCAGGGGttggctactgcatcagcttcatGTGCGGCCCCTGCCGGGATCCGTAGAAGGTGAAGGTGGCCTTCAGGGGTGCTTCGTGGACATCCCTGTTTTGccgttcgactatggccctACCATGGGCCATAGTTGTCTTTTACCACCTTGTATTCTTTCTCCCCTTGGTTTGCTCTCTCGAGGTTTGCCTCCTCTGTAGCAacctttctatttttttctttgtatgCGTCCTTCGGATGCgtgatttgtttaataatataatttggaccttttgGGGGCGATTatatctctttttgggccgaagtgtaaggggatccttcgagcaggggaTCGCATGTCTTTGTGCCTTTGTGCCTTCGAGCCGCACTACTTCATCCCCTTcataggcgatggctagttttttggatgactGAGGTACCGaaccttcgcatagatcatcgccgGTTTTTGTTCCTTCCAGGGGAGAGGTGGTctcgggaatctggtggtggtagatacgtaaggtaactaagg
This genomic interval carries:
- the LOC133885104 gene encoding serine carboxypeptidase 2-like encodes the protein MTNRFPVAPLLAALLALACWLRPAAATAVHEADRIDRLPGQPEVNFAMYSGYVTVDERAGRSLFYWLQEVPAESQPAPLVLWLNGGPGCSSIAYGASEELGAFRIRPGGASLFLNKQRWNRVANILFLDSPAGVGFSYTNTTSDLYNSGDNRTAHESYTFLVKWFARFPHYKYREFYLAGESYAGHYVPQLSQLVYRNNKGIEKPFINFKGFMVGNAVTDDYHDQVGTFESWWNHGLISDATYRLLEAVCVHDNIEHTSPPCDAAYETAMAEQGDIDPYSIYTPTCNQTSSSTTPSPAKKRRRVKPWMRGYDPCTERHSTVYYNRPEVQRALHANVTGINYTWTTCSDIINTNWRDSPFSMLPIYQELIAAGLRIWVYSGDTDSVVPLTATRYSIDALGLSTTTNWYPWYDNKEVGGWSQVYKGLTLVTVRGAGHEVPLHRPRQAFILFQHFLRGKPMPSAPKNGTMA